In one Alnus glutinosa chromosome 14, dhAlnGlut1.1, whole genome shotgun sequence genomic region, the following are encoded:
- the LOC133857410 gene encoding uncharacterized protein LOC133857410, with amino-acid sequence MLLRNSISNTKKFFRKTLQSFKSLFSGDYQRLPKSPPNNPFSYTPSLDMNFVQPTTTDHNELDKFYTDFTNKWDSDKDRAKKGSKKQETEVYSGSFMEFSQTYPTKKNHNHHEEIMKRREDHSCSKGRTRTRGGKANWLVVQKLKELEMLDMSNVDHLLDIEEVLHYYSRLTCPAYLDIVDKFFMDMCAEFFGAGTLTPARSMISTSRLRPRSVRS; translated from the coding sequence TACAAAGCTTCAAGTCTTTGTTTTCCGGAGACTACCAAAGGCTTCCCAAATCCCCTCCTAACAATCCCTTTTCTTACACGCCCAGCTTGGACATGAATTTTGTCCAACCTACGACGACTGATCACAACGAGTTGGACAAGTTCTACACTGACTTCACCAACAAATGGGATTCGGACAAAGACAGGGCAAAGAAGGGGAGCAAGAAACAAGAAACAGAGGTTTATAGTGGGAGCTTCATGGAGTTCTCGCAGACCTACCCGACGAAGAAGAATCATAATCATCATGAGGAGATCATGAAAAGACGAGAAGATCATTCGTGTTCTAAAGGCCGTACCCGTACGCGAGGGGGAAAGGCAAACTGGTTGGTCGTACAAAAGCTAAAGGAGTTGGAGATGTTGGATATGAGTAATGTGGATCATCTGTTGGACATAGAAGAGGTTCTTCATTACTATTCTCGCCTCACTTGCCCGGCCTACCTTGACATTGTCGACAAATTTTTCATGGACATGTGCGCCGAATTCTTTGGTGCCGGAACGTTAACACCTGCGCGCAGCATGATCAGTACTTCAAGGCTGAGGCCACGATCAGTAAGGTCGTAG